Genomic DNA from Spartobacteria bacterium:
TCGCTATTGCATTCGGCATGGGGCTTGTTTTTGGCGTGCTGTGGAACTTCTTGAGTGCGATTCTTGTTCGCTGTTTTAAAGTGCCGGCATTTATCGCAACGCTTGCGGTAATGGCCATGGCGCGCGGCGCGGCTCTTTTGTTCACAAAGGGTAGAAACATCTACCAAATAGGCGACTTTGTCCGTTTTGGACAAGGATCCATTGGACCTATTCCCATTCCTGTTATTTTCATGATCGTGATTGGTATTATCACCTGGTTTATTTTGACCCAAACGAGCTTCGGTCGATCGTTATACGCGGTGGGCGGAAATGAGGAAGCAGCCCGAGCGTCCGGAATCAATGTCGGTCGCATCCAGATCGGTGCCTATCTAATTAACGGTGTTTTTGTAGGCGTTGCTGGAATCCTGCTCATGTCCCGCACAAATGTCGGTGCCCCGAACGCGGGTATTGGTTATGAATTTGAAGCACTGACTGCGGCGATTATTGGCGGAACAAGTTTTTCGGGTGGTATTGGAACCGCCGGCGGCACGCTTGCCGGTGCATTCATTGTTGGATTCATCAACAACATCATGAACTTGACGGGAGTGAACTCCTATCTTCAGCAGCTCATCCGCGGTGCCATCATCGGGCTGGCTGTTATGTATGACATTTGGGCTAAAAACAAACGCGTTCGCAAGGGAATCGTAGTCGCGAAAAAAACGGCGGACGAAGACAAAAAAGATACATAGCCAATGATTTCCATGTTGCCCCGGTGGAAACATGGGACAGGAACAGGTGCATACCTGATAACACACAAACACAGAACGAGGAGTCGTTAGAATGAAAAAATACAGCAGTATCCTTACAGCAGCGCTTTGCCTGGTGATGGCAGCGGGCGTTCAGGCAAAAACATATAAAGTTGCCTTTATTGCACGCGCTCAGGCAGACTCTTTTGCTGCGTGGCTTGCAAATGGGATTGAAGCAGAAGCGGACAAATATCCTGATCTCACAGTGGATATTATGGATTCACAGGGTGACGATGCCAAAGAAAATGCATTCATTGAAAATGCCATCGCCAATTTTTACGATCTGATCATCGTTCAGCCGAACAACGGTGAAGCACAACGTCCCTATGTGGAAAAAGTTGTAAAAGAAGGTATTCCTGTGATTACGACCAATGCGCGTATTAAAGATATCCCCGGCTCCTCATCAGTTGATGCCGACCCATATGAACAGGGTGCTGTTGGCGCGCGTCTGGCACTGAAACAGGTTCCGAAAAACGCCAAAGTAGTTGTATTAAACGGGCCTTCCGGAAACATGCATGCTGATATGCGTCGTGAAGCTTGGCAGAAAGAGTTTTTTGACAAACGCCCGGATGTGGAAATTGTCGGAGAACAGATTGCACATTGGAACAAAGAAGAAGCCATGCGCTACATGGAAGACTGGGTT
This window encodes:
- a CDS encoding ABC transporter permease codes for the protein MLNLSREKMQALRSRYSIYLVLIFMIIVCNFLNENFLSTRNLANISAQISVTTILALGETVLIIAGLLDLANGAVLAYAGLMSVYFYKVTGSLAIAFGMGLVFGVLWNFLSAILVRCFKVPAFIATLAVMAMARGAALLFTKGRNIYQIGDFVRFGQGSIGPIPIPVIFMIVIGIITWFILTQTSFGRSLYAVGGNEEAARASGINVGRIQIGAYLINGVFVGVAGILLMSRTNVGAPNAGIGYEFEALTAAIIGGTSFSGGIGTAGGTLAGAFIVGFINNIMNLTGVNSYLQQLIRGAIIGLAVMYDIWAKNKRVRKGIVVAKKTADEDKKDT
- a CDS encoding sugar ABC transporter substrate-binding protein, with amino-acid sequence MKKYSSILTAALCLVMAAGVQAKTYKVAFIARAQADSFAAWLANGIEAEADKYPDLTVDIMDSQGDDAKENAFIENAIANFYDLIIVQPNNGEAQRPYVEKVVKEGIPVITTNARIKDIPGSSSVDADPYEQGAVGARLALKQVPKNAKVVVLNGPSGNMHADMRREAWQKEFFDKRPDVEIVGEQIAHWNKEEAMRYMEDWVQANEQIDAIISMNDNMCAGALEVIKNDANYDDILSYGVDGTAEAVLLIKNGKMTATCLQNAYDLAEKNIQVAHDLLTGKIKQIDTDIDCPLITIDNVDTYIEVHRKSGAIQ